Part of the Nitrospirota bacterium genome is shown below.
GGCGCGGACACCGAAGCCCAGCTGGCGGATCTCGCGGACGAGCTCGACCCGAACATCCGAAGGAAGAGCGAGCTGGCCGCCGAGGACATGGTCGTGGTCGCCCTCAAGGAGGAGGGATTTCCCGAGGACCGCATCGAGCGCGTCGGTCACCTCAAGCTCGGCTTCGACGTGCGCGCACATCGGATTACGGACCAGGCGACAGGGGAGGTCTTCGTGAAGCGCATCGAGGTCAAGGGCCGGAGGCGCGGGCAGGCCGTCCGCCTCACCACGAACGAGTGGTACAAGGCCCAGCAGTTGGCGGAGACCTACTGGCTCTATGTCGTGTGGGATCCCCTTGGGCCGAACCCGGAGCTGGTCCGCATCCAGAATCCCGCCGCGCGCCTGGACCACGTCAAGCGCGAGATCGTGGCGGCGCGATTCTTTGAGATTCCTGCGGATGCGGTCGATCTTGTGGCCAAATCAGACCCCACCAGGAGGACGTAATGCCTAGAAGAGTTTTGAAGAACAAGCCGCTGGTCGAAGCCATCTTGGAGCTGAAGTGGGTGATACCCACATCAAAAGCGGGTGAAATCGAAGTAGATCCGCACTATCGGATCTTACTCGGCCGCTTCTCGGAGAGGGTGGAGCAGGACTATCCGTTTCATGAGCCTCTGCCAAGTGCTCAGATTCCCGACATGATGGCCGCACACATGGTACAGCACCGATTCCGGATCGGACAGGGGAAATGGCCTCTCATACAAATCGGTCCCGGGATCATGACGGTCAACGAAACTGAGGGATACATCTGGGACGACTTCAAGCGGCGCTGCGAGAAAGCTGTCAGGGATCTCTTCGATGCACACCCCGCGAAGCAGAGCTTTGCCCTACGAGATCTAGCTCTTCGATATATCGACGCAGTTGACGCGGACTTCACAAAAGAGAGCGTGTTCGATTTCCTCGATGAGAAGATGAAGACGAAAATCTCGCTTCCCGAGACATTGTTTGAGGGCGGACGGGTAAATAGGAATCCGACCGTGTTCAATTGGCAGGTGTCGTTCCAGCACGATGATCCCGGTGGGTTTCTTACCGTGCGCTTTGCTGTGGGGCAGCGGAATGGAAATCCTGCGTTGATATGGGAGACGATTGTACAAGCGTCGGGCGCCCAGATACCGCCAATTCCTGACGGGTTCTCCGCTTGGCTTAGCAAAGCCCACGACCTAACCGATGACTGGTTTTTCAAGCTGATCGAGGGTGATCTCGAAAGGAGGTTTTGCGGTGAGTAGCGATTTGGCAACTATCGATCTAAAGACCAGCTCGCTGCAAACAGACATATCCGCATCTGGTCACTGGAGTGAAAGCTTCGTCAAGCGGCCAGAGATGCCATGGGTGACCAACATGAGGGTACAGCTAGCCGGAATGCTCCTCGCCAATGCGACATCTCCAGCAACAGCAGCCCCAGATTACTGGTTCGTCGAGGGGCAGCGTCGTGGCACGTTGACCGCAGCATGGGTTGAAGGCGTTGTCGGCCGACGAATCACACGTTCGGAGGCGTTGCGAATCGCTGCGCAGATACTGCAACAAGCCGAACAGGAGCGATTAGAGTTCGCTGCGCGGGAGGCGGAGCGAGGCATTCAGTGGGAGGGAGGAGAATGATCTACGAGTATCCTGATCAAAACGCGCCGCTTCGTCAGGGTGACATATTTGTGGGCATCCCACGGATCGAGCTTTCGCTTCGCAGTGTGGTGCTCGCAGAGGCTGACGGAGAACGCGAGGCGAGATGGGAAGATGTGGCTGGTCGAAGCGATCCATTCAACATGATCGTGCCAGTCCGTCCGGTTGCGGCCATAATAGCGACGCAAGACTGCGATACCCTTCACAGCCGTGACATCACGCTCTGCGAGATTCGCAAATTCCGCGACGTCGAGCGAAAGAGTAAGGACACCTCTGCGGCGAAGAGCTGGAAGAACATTATCACCCAACAGGCGCGAATAAATCAGAAATGGTTTTATCTTCCGCCAGATGACAACATTGGGTTTTCGGAAAAGATGGGGGTCGATTTCCTCGTTACGCTTCGCGTGCCGAGAGCCGACCTCGAAGCGCTGCGATCCCTGAGGAAGGGCCGATTGAATGCGGTCGCCGATGAGCATTTTAGAGAGCGGATTGCTGACTTCTTCAGGCGCTACCCCTACGATGAGTGGTATCCCCTCAACAAGGAAGAGCTGCAGACCTACCTGGAAGAGTATCCCGATGCGATACCCTTCCCGTGGCAAACCACTGCAGAGGGCTCAGGAAACGGATCGACATGACAGACGACCGCAGGCTCATTGAGGACTACCTGCCCATCGAGGCCATCAGCGCCGAGGCCTCGCGGGAGAAGTCGGTGCGCAAGGGCCACATCTCGACGCTGCACCTCTGGTGGGCGCGGCGTCCCCTGGTCGCCTGCCGGGCGGCGGTGTACGGGGCGCTGGTGCCGGCGAGTCGGTTTCGCCCGGCGAATGGGCCCGAGGACAAGCGCGAAAGCCTGACCCGTGCCAACGCGGCGAAGTTCGTGGAGCGGCTCTGCCAGTACCCGGGCTCGCCGCAGACCATCGCCGAGGCGCAGAAGCACATCCTTGAAGCCCACGCCGAACGGCTCTCGGTCGAGACCGGAAAGCCGGTCACAGTCGACGACATCGTCGAAGGGCGGGCGCCAAGGCCCAAGGTGCTGGACATGTTCGCGGGGGGCGGCGCCATCCCACTCGAGGCGCTGCGGCTAGGGTGCGAGGCCTACGCGCTCGATCTCAACCCCGTCGCCCATATCATCGAGCTTTGCACGCTCGTCTACCCCCAGAAGTACGGGAAGCCGGACCCCAGCGCGCGAGGCATGACCGGACCCAAGAACGCCAGTGGCGAGACGACATGGGGTGGCCTGGCCAAAGAGGTCCGCTACTGGGGTGAGTGGGTCCTCACGAAGGTCAAGGCCGAGATCGGCGACCTTTACCCGTTGATCCCCGACCCAGCTGCAAAAGGCACGAAGCCGCTCCAGCAGGCGGAGATGTGGCAAGCGAAGGAAGACGTTCCGCCGGGGTACCTCGTGCCGGTCGCCTACCTCTGGACGCGCACCGTGCGCTGCAAGAACCCGACTTGCGGGGCGACCGTCCCGCTCGTGCGCCAGACGTGGCTGTGCAAAAAGAAGGACCGTTACGTGGCGCTCAAGATGGTGGCGCCCAAGGGCCACAAGCAGGTGCGCTTCGAGGTGGTCGAGAGCCACACTGAAAAAGGTCTCGGCTTCGATCCGGCAGGCTTCTCTAAGGGCGGCAACGCCACCTGCCCGTTCTGTGGGACGGTGGCGGACAGCGATTACGTGAAGGCCGAAGGACAGGCGGGACGCCTGTCGTCCCACCAGATGATGGCCATCGTCTGCACGAGGCCCGGTGAGAAAGGGAAGATTTACCTTTCCGCCGATGACTACCCCCAGTTCCGACCGGATGACGAGGCGATCCGCAAGCGTATCCAGGCGCTATGCCAGCGCACGGGGTTGACGGTGCCGAGCGAACTGATCGAAGCCAACCCCCGTTCAATGGATACGCAACATTTTGGCTTCGAGACATGGAGCGAGCTCTTCACCCCCCGCCAGATGCTCTGCCTGCTCAGCTTTGCCGCGGCGGTACGAGAGGCGGGAGAACAGGCGTCCCGCCTGTTACAGGACGTGATAGACAGCCGAGACGGCTGTCGTCCTTCTGAAGAGCGAGAGCGGGCGAAGGCGGTGGCAACGTGCCTTTGCCTTCCGTTGAACAAGCTCGCTGACCTGAATTGTACTCTCACGAGATGGAAGCTTGATGCTGAGCTGTGTGTCAATGCTTTTGGCCGACAGGCTCTTCCCATGGTTTGGGACTTTGCTGAGCAAGTACCTTATTCCGGGATTGGTGGTTCTTGGCAAAGCCAGCTTGAGCGGACAGTTGTAGGTTGGAATGACGTTTGGAGTTTGGATAAACCCGCCACCGTCACCCGCGGCTCGGCCACCGCGCTCCCCTGGCCCGCCGGTTCCTTCGACGCCGTCGTCACCGATCCGCCGTACTATGACAACGTCTCCTACTCGAATCTCTCGGACTTCTTCTACGTCTGGCTGAAGCGCACCATAGGCCACCTCTACCCGGAGCATTTCGCAGCGGAATGCACGCCGAAGAAGAACGAGATTATCGCAGCCTTCTACCGTCATGGTGGGAGCAAAGACAAAGCGCGCGCTACCTACGAGCAGATGATGGCCCAGTCGTTTGCCGAGGCGAACCGTGTCCTCAAATCCGGCGGCTCGATGGTTGTCGTTTATGCCCACAAAACAACCCTTGGCTGGTCCACGCTCGTGGATGCGCTCCGGCAGGCCGGGTTCACCGTCACCGAGGCCTGGCCGCTTGATACAGAGATGAAATCGCGACTCCTTGCCATGGAAACCGCGTCTCTGGCTTCCAGCATTTTCCTCGTCGCCAGAAAGCGTGACGGCGAAGGGACGGTCTCCTACGAAGACGAGGTTCACCCCGAGCTGGAGAGAATCGTCCGCGAGCGGGTGGATTCGCTCTGGAAGATGGGGATCACGGGCGCGGACCTCGTGATCGCGGCTGTCGGCGCGGGGCTCCGGGCCTACACCCGCTTCTCCCGGGTCGAGTACGCCAACGGCGAAGAGGTTCCGGCCGAGAAGTTCCTCGCCGAGGTGGAAGGGGTCGTCCTTGAAACGCTACTGGAGAAGATCTTCGGCATGCCGGGCAGCGGTGTGGCCGCCGTCGACGGGCCGAGCCGGTTCTACGTGCTCTGGCGCTACGCCTACAAGGCAGCCGAGATGGAGGCCGGCGAGGCCATCGTCTTCACCTACGGGCAGAACGTGGAGCTCGACGGCCAGAAGGGGCTTTCAACCAGACGCCATGCCCTGCTCGAAAAGAAGAAGGGGAAGTACCGACTGCGGGACTTTACGGAGCGGGGGAGGACGAGAAACTGGGCTTGCCGGAAGACGGAGGCGCGCCTGCCCCCCTCATCGACGCGCTCCACCGCATCCTGTGGCTCGTGGAGAACCAGCCCCGCAACCTGAACCGCTTCCTCGACGAGGCCCGGCCTGATCGAGAGCGCTTGCGTCTCGTGGCCCAAGCACTGGCGGGGACCGCCCTCGCGGGCAAGAAGGACGATGGCGCGGAACACACGGTTGCCACGACGGCCGCTGAGCAGGCGGCCCTGAAGAAGCTGGTCGCCAACTGGCGGACCTTGATAGACCAGCGGCTTGCGGCAGATGAGGGCACGCTCTTCGACACGGGGAGGAAGTAGGATGGGGGTCGAAGAATAACCATGCCTTACCAAGCCAGAATCGTCTGCCTCGCCAACTCGAGAAAGCCACCGTCCGGCCGCTGTGTGGCAGGACGCGAAGTGGCCAGTGGTGGGTTTGGCCGGTGGATTCGCCCAGTCAGCGCGCGGCCGACTCGCGAAGTCTCTGAAGAGGAGCGCAGGTATGAAGACGGGCGCGATGTCAGGATTCTTGACGTCGTCGAGGTTCCGCTGTTGCAGCACGAGCCAGAATGCCACCAGCATGAAAACCATGTGATCGATGCGGAACGCTACTGGCAGCTTGCCAGCCGGGTAACGTGGCGCGACATCCAAAACGCCGTTGAGGATCCTGCCGGTCCGCTGTGGCTCAACGGATACTCGAGCTCGAACGGGCTGAACGACCGAGTTCCCGAGAACGAGGCGGTCCGACTCACGCGATCCTTGTATCTGGTGCGGCCAGAGCGCCTTTCATTGGCGGTCGTAGCCGAAGGTGGAGATTTCGGACCACGGCGGCGTCGCGTGCGGGCCGAGTTTCAGCTTTGCGGACATTCCTATCGTCTCGTGGTCACAGATCCATGGATCGAACAGCGATTGCTTTCAGGTGGGCAAGTGCGAGGGATCGACGAGGCACTTGTATGCGTAAGCCTTGGGGAAGTCTTCCACGGCTACGCCTACAAGCTCGCGGCCACTGTGATCACCTCGGACCGTGCAGATGGTAAATCATGAACGACGTGCTCTACACCATCGGCCACTCGACACACACGGCGGAGAAGGTCATCGAACTCCTGCGGCAACATGGCGTTACCGCAGTGGCCGATGTGCGGTCTCAGCCGTACAGCCGGATGAATCCGCAGTTCAATCGGGAGCCGTTCAGCTCGCGGCTGAAGGATGCGGGGATTGCCTACGTGTTTCTCGGCCGGGAGCTTGGGGCGCGTTCCGAGGACCGATCCTGCTACGAGAACGGAAAGGTCCGATACGACCTCCTGGCACGTACGCCCCTCTTTGCGGCTGGGCTGGAACGTATCCTCCGCGGCATGAAGACGCAGACGATCGCGCTCATGTGCGCCGAAAAGGACCCGATCACTTGCCATCGCGCAATTCTGATTTGCCGACATCTCGCCAGCCGTGAAGTGGAGATCGCACATATCCTCGAAGATGGACGCCTCGAGAGCCAGGACGAAGCCGTTTTGCGTCTTCTTCGGGAGCTCGGACTTTCCGAGCCAGATCTTTTTCGGAGTCGTGATGAAGCGGTTGCCGAGGCCTATGCGCGACGTGGCGAGCAGATCGCGTATATGGAATCCTGGTCGACAGAAAAGCAGAAGAGCCGAGGAGTCGCTCGGTGAAGCTTTATACCATTGGGTTCACGAAGACCACAGCGGAGTCTTTTTTCACCCGGCTCACCAAGGCCGGCGTGAAGAAGGTCATTGACGTGCGGCTCAATAACGTTTCTCAGCTCGCCGCATTCGCCAAGAAAGACGATCTGCGGTATTTCCTGCGAGCCATCTGCGGGATCGAATACGAGCATAGGCCGGAACTGGCGCCGACCCAGGACATGCTGGACGAATACAAGAAGCGTCGCGGCGGGTGGGAACGATATGAGGATAGGTTCCTCAGATTGATGGCCGAACGCAGGATCGAGGAGACGGTTTCGCGCTCCGCGGTGGATGAAGCATGCCTGCTCTGCAGCGAGGACAAACCGCATCACTGCCATCGTCGGCTTGTCGCGGAGTATTTGAAGAAGAACTGGGGTGACCTGGAGATCATTCATCTATGAGAATTGGCAAGCTGGATCGGCCAGTTATGGAGGCACGCCCTTGAGCACCCGAGCCCTTCGCCCGTGGACCGATCTCGTGAAGTTGCACCCCGATGTCGAAGGAGGTGCGCTCACAGAGGCGGTCTTCGCCATCGATCTCGGGGCCATCGCCGCGGGCGATCCGAACGTCCCCGTTGTGAACCGCGACCCTGAGGCCTTCTTCCGCGCGACCTACCTGACGGCCGACCTGCAGAAGCTCCTCGAGGAGGTGCTGGCGTCGCTCGCCGGAAAGTCGGGCTACAACCGCGTCCTCAAGCTCCGAACCCCCTTCGGAGGAGGCAAGTCACACACCCTCGCGTCGCTCCTCCATGCCGCGCGAAAGCCGGAGGTCCTCGACGGCGTCCCCGAAGCGAAGGGCTTCGCCACGCCCAAGAACGTCGCCGTTGCCGTGTTCGATGGAGAGAAGTTCGACGCCCGCAACGGGAAGGAGCTCGACGGCGGCCGGACGATCCGTACGATGTGGGGTTGGATCGCCTGGCAAATCGACCCGGAGCGGGCGTTTCCCATCGTGGCGGACCACGACCAGGATCGCGTCGCGCCGGGCGGCGATGTAATCCGGGACCTCCTCTCCAAAGGGGCAGGTGGACGCCCGGTGCTCCTGCTGCTCGACGAGGTCCTGAAGTACATGGAGCGGGCGGCCGCTGTGAGCGTGCTCGACTCGACCCTCCAGCGGCAGGCCAAGGACTTCTTCCAGAACCTGACCGTCGAGGTCGCGGGGAGCACGAACGCGGCGCTCGTCTACTCGCTCACCTGGAGCGCCCGGGAGGCGTTGGGGAACGTCGCCTTGCTCGCCGAGATCGACAAGCTTGCCGCGCGCGTCGACCAGCTTCGGGAGCCGGTCACCGGGGACGAGATTCTACCAATCCTGCAGCGTCGGCTCCTCGGGGCTCCTCCGGACCCTATCGTCGCCACGGAGGTCGCGACCGCCTATCAAGATGTCGTCACAGGGATGAAGCGGGCCTATGCCGAAACGCCAGCCGACCGGCAGCAGGCCGAGGAGGAAGGACGTCTCCTGCGCGACCGGATGCGCGCCGCGTACCCGTTCCACCCCGCGCTGATCGACGTGATGAGGGAGAGGTGGACGGCCGTGGATGCCTTCCAGAGGACAAGGGGCGCGCTCCGCTTCCTCGCCTCCTGCATGCACTCGCTCAAGGCACACGGCGGTGCCCAGCCCCTCTTGGGACCCGGCGACGTGCCGCTCAAGGATGTGGATGTCCGGGTCAAGATGCTGAAGGAACTGGGCGTCCAGAACGACTACGACCCGGTGATCACCGCGGACATCGAGGGGCCGAACGCGCGGGCCAAGCGGATCGACGAGCGGATGGCGCGGGAGACGCCCGCGCTGGCGAGCGTGAAGCCGGCAACGCGCCTTGCCACCGCCATACTTCTGTACTCGTTCGGTGGCCTTCGGCGAGAAGGAGCCGGAGACTCGGAAACGCTTCCTCCGGGAGTGACCGAGAGCGAGCTCCTCGCGGCCTGCGTGGGGCCTGACTTGGACAACATCACGGCAACAGCGGTGCTGTCCGAGCTCCGCAACGCCTGCCTCTACCTCCACTATGACGGCGTCCGCTACTGCTTCAAGAAGGACCCCAACGTCACGAAGCTGATCGAGGACGCGGAGCAGACCGTCTCCCGCGAGGAGGCCCAGTCCAAAGGGCGCGGCCCCGTCCGAGACAAGATCAAGGAAATGCTCGACGCGCGGCTCGCGGGACACCACACGGCCGTCGTGTGGCCTGGGAAGAGCCAGGAGATCCCTGATGAAGATCCCCGCTTCCTGGTCGTCTACCTCCCGCTGGAGTTCGCGGGGGAGAGCAAGGCCGACCAGGAGCGTCTGGCCAAGGAGTACCTCTCGAAGCATGGCGATAAGCCCAGGCGCTACCGGAACGGTCTTGGGCTCGCCATCCCCGACAAGAGGCAGATCGAGGCGCTCCGTCGAGCGGTCCGCTACCTCCTCGCCATCGAGCGGGTGGACGCGAAGAAGCAACAATTGCGCTTGACCAAGGACCAGTTGGACCAGCTAAAAGAACGGAAGCGTACCGAGGAGGCTGCGGCGGAGTCCTGCTTCCGCGACCTGTACGCGGCGGTGTGGTTGCCGCGCGTCGAGAATGGGGGGATCGACGTCGAACGGGTGGAACGAGGGGGCCGGCCGCTTCAGGCTACCGGCATTCACGAACGGATCATGGAGCTCCTCACGAGTGTCGGGACTCCCCGCGTGCATGGCAGCGTCACGCCGCGAAAGATCGCGGATCGGGTGAAGCTGGGAGAGCCGGTTCCCCAAGGCGGGGCGCCCGTGCTGGGTCTCAAGGCGTCCGAGATCCTGGAATCCTTTTTCAGAGACATCGCTCCCCCGCGCCTGGAGTCTTCCGGCGTTCTTCGGAAGGCCATCGCCCGGGGAGTCACAGAAGGAACCTTCGCCTACACGAGCGGCCCGCAACCTGCCCTTGGCGCGGATGGAAAGTTCCAGGTGAGCCGCGATAAGGTCGTGGTCGGACGGGCCCTTGCCGAAGACGAGGTGGATTTCGAATCCGGCTTCCTGATGGTCCCTGGGGCCGTTCCTGATGCGGTGACCTCGCCGGGGGCTCCGCCGACCGTACCTGGCATGCCGGCTCCCACTCCCGGAACACCCACGCAACCTGCGGCTCCCGGCGGCGCTCCGGCCCCGATCCCGGGTGCGCCCGTCGCCGGACGGCAGAGCACCGTCCGCCTTGCCTTCAAGGCCACGAGAGACCAAATCTTCAAGGCGTTCCCGGCTATCGCCAACCTCGCCGACGAGTCGGATGAAGGCAAGGTCAAGGTGAATGTCGAAGGGACTTCTGCAAAGGGCTTCGACCCTTCATGGCTTCGCAACGCGGTCTACGAACCACTGGACGAGGCGGACATCGAGAAGCTCCCCGATGATCGATAGGCCTATGGGTCTAGGATCAAGCGATCTGCGGGATAGACCGCAAGATGTTGACCTGCTGTTGGTATTCAAGCTGCGGATGGAGCGACCGCTCTGTATGAAGAAGCTAGATCTGTACTGTTTTCCTTCACGCTGCCAGCGGGCCTGACCAATGCCAGATCAACGCTCTCCCTCGCATGACGATCGTTGGGGCGGACATGTGCCCTGGGCGCTTCGTTATCCCGTCATCTCGACCAGGGGAGACTATCGAACGTTCCTCACGATGCTAAGCGAGAGGTTGTATCAGTTGTTTCTGTACAACGAGTGCCAAATTTCAAACGTAAGCCATTTTGGCGCTCGCTTAGCTTCTGAGTCCCTGATGCGATACCGTCATGATGCAAAACCAGCGTTCGCTCTCAGGATCAAGACCTACTTTTCGCCTGAAACGCTAGATTGTGAGGCCAGGTCCAAGTCATACGAGGATCAGGAAGAACGAGAAGTCAATAGGCTTCAACGCGAATATAATCTCGTAGCAATTCCTGGACACGGGTACAATTCTGAGAAAGCCCAACAGCTTCACGGCGAATTGCAGATTGCTCAAATGAAAGCTTCCGTCTCGCGTACCTCACGCATCAAAGACCATTGGAATCAGTTACTCCCTGATCGTCTTGAGGTCCTGCAGTGTTTGCTATCTTTACTCGCCCAAGACGGACGCCATGAAGCTCTTGACTCATTCCAGCGTGACATTCGCCGTTTCATGGCGGACAGCGGCGTGCAGCTTAACATCAAGGGGAATCCACCCTTGATCCTACCGCTTGAAGAACCCTTGCTGCAGAAGGAAGTCCTTGACAAAGTTCTACCTCGATTGGAGGCA
Proteins encoded:
- a CDS encoding DUF488 domain-containing protein, with amino-acid sequence MNDVLYTIGHSTHTAEKVIELLRQHGVTAVADVRSQPYSRMNPQFNREPFSSRLKDAGIAYVFLGRELGARSEDRSCYENGKVRYDLLARTPLFAAGLERILRGMKTQTIALMCAEKDPITCHRAILICRHLASREVEIAHILEDGRLESQDEAVLRLLRELGLSEPDLFRSRDEAVAEAYARRGEQIAYMESWSTEKQKSRGVAR
- a CDS encoding DUF1156 domain-containing protein, with protein sequence MTDDRRLIEDYLPIEAISAEASREKSVRKGHISTLHLWWARRPLVACRAAVYGALVPASRFRPANGPEDKRESLTRANAAKFVERLCQYPGSPQTIAEAQKHILEAHAERLSVETGKPVTVDDIVEGRAPRPKVLDMFAGGGAIPLEALRLGCEAYALDLNPVAHIIELCTLVYPQKYGKPDPSARGMTGPKNASGETTWGGLAKEVRYWGEWVLTKVKAEIGDLYPLIPDPAAKGTKPLQQAEMWQAKEDVPPGYLVPVAYLWTRTVRCKNPTCGATVPLVRQTWLCKKKDRYVALKMVAPKGHKQVRFEVVESHTEKGLGFDPAGFSKGGNATCPFCGTVADSDYVKAEGQAGRLSSHQMMAIVCTRPGEKGKIYLSADDYPQFRPDDEAIRKRIQALCQRTGLTVPSELIEANPRSMDTQHFGFETWSELFTPRQMLCLLSFAAAVREAGEQASRLLQDVIDSRDGCRPSEERERAKAVATCLCLPLNKLADLNCTLTRWKLDAELCVNAFGRQALPMVWDFAEQVPYSGIGGSWQSQLERTVVGWNDVWSLDKPATVTRGSATALPWPAGSFDAVVTDPPYYDNVSYSNLSDFFYVWLKRTIGHLYPEHFAAECTPKKNEIIAAFYRHGGSKDKARATYEQMMAQSFAEANRVLKSGGSMVVVYAHKTTLGWSTLVDALRQAGFTVTEAWPLDTEMKSRLLAMETASLASSIFLVARKRDGEGTVSYEDEVHPELERIVRERVDSLWKMGITGADLVIAAVGAGLRAYTRFSRVEYANGEEVPAEKFLAEVEGVVLETLLEKIFGMPGSGVAAVDGPSRFYVLWRYAYKAAEMEAGEAIVFTYGQNVELDGQKGLSTRRHALLEKKKGKYRLRDFTERGRTRNWACRKTEARLPPSSTRSTASCGSWRTSPAT
- a CDS encoding DUF488 domain-containing protein, translating into MKLYTIGFTKTTAESFFTRLTKAGVKKVIDVRLNNVSQLAAFAKKDDLRYFLRAICGIEYEHRPELAPTQDMLDEYKKRRGGWERYEDRFLRLMAERRIEETVSRSAVDEACLLCSEDKPHHCHRRLVAEYLKKNWGDLEIIHL
- a CDS encoding DUF499 domain-containing protein; translated protein: MSTRALRPWTDLVKLHPDVEGGALTEAVFAIDLGAIAAGDPNVPVVNRDPEAFFRATYLTADLQKLLEEVLASLAGKSGYNRVLKLRTPFGGGKSHTLASLLHAARKPEVLDGVPEAKGFATPKNVAVAVFDGEKFDARNGKELDGGRTIRTMWGWIAWQIDPERAFPIVADHDQDRVAPGGDVIRDLLSKGAGGRPVLLLLDEVLKYMERAAAVSVLDSTLQRQAKDFFQNLTVEVAGSTNAALVYSLTWSAREALGNVALLAEIDKLAARVDQLREPVTGDEILPILQRRLLGAPPDPIVATEVATAYQDVVTGMKRAYAETPADRQQAEEEGRLLRDRMRAAYPFHPALIDVMRERWTAVDAFQRTRGALRFLASCMHSLKAHGGAQPLLGPGDVPLKDVDVRVKMLKELGVQNDYDPVITADIEGPNARAKRIDERMARETPALASVKPATRLATAILLYSFGGLRREGAGDSETLPPGVTESELLAACVGPDLDNITATAVLSELRNACLYLHYDGVRYCFKKDPNVTKLIEDAEQTVSREEAQSKGRGPVRDKIKEMLDARLAGHHTAVVWPGKSQEIPDEDPRFLVVYLPLEFAGESKADQERLAKEYLSKHGDKPRRYRNGLGLAIPDKRQIEALRRAVRYLLAIERVDAKKQQLRLTKDQLDQLKERKRTEEAAAESCFRDLYAAVWLPRVENGGIDVERVERGGRPLQATGIHERIMELLTSVGTPRVHGSVTPRKIADRVKLGEPVPQGGAPVLGLKASEILESFFRDIAPPRLESSGVLRKAIARGVTEGTFAYTSGPQPALGADGKFQVSRDKVVVGRALAEDEVDFESGFLMVPGAVPDAVTSPGAPPTVPGMPAPTPGTPTQPAAPGGAPAPIPGAPVAGRQSTVRLAFKATRDQIFKAFPAIANLADESDEGKVKVNVEGTSAKGFDPSWLRNAVYEPLDEADIEKLPDDR
- a CDS encoding TIGR04255 family protein, translated to MPRRVLKNKPLVEAILELKWVIPTSKAGEIEVDPHYRILLGRFSERVEQDYPFHEPLPSAQIPDMMAAHMVQHRFRIGQGKWPLIQIGPGIMTVNETEGYIWDDFKRRCEKAVRDLFDAHPAKQSFALRDLALRYIDAVDADFTKESVFDFLDEKMKTKISLPETLFEGGRVNRNPTVFNWQVSFQHDDPGGFLTVRFAVGQRNGNPALIWETIVQASGAQIPPIPDGFSAWLSKAHDLTDDWFFKLIEGDLERRFCGE